The DNA region CCCGCGACGTCCTCGTCGACAAGCTCCACCTCGCAGCGGTACGACCGCACCAGGCTCACCAGCAGCTGAAGCACCGAGCGGGAGATCAGAACCGATCGAATCAAGGGAAAGGGACCGCGCGCCGAGCGATACGCCATTGCCGGCAGCTGAGTGAGGCTTGCCTTGAAGGTTTCGATTGGTTACCTTCCTGAGCGGGTCCTGGAGCgccgggcaggcggcggcgtcctCCTCGAGCGAGCAGCCGAAGAGGGAGCGGTACGCGCGGCGCACGGCGACGAGGTGGTCCGGCGCGGAGGCGCAGGCGACCTCGACCAGCGCCCAGGCGTGCTGGTCGCTGATGGTTCtgctggcggcggcgagcgaggCGTTGGCCAGCCGCGCGCCCCGCTCCGCCGGGTCCATCGCCCACAGCACCATGGCGGTCTGGTTGATCGGGGGGAGAGCACGCATTGAAGCGGATGGAAGATGAGCCATGGATCGGTCGGCTGGTGACGCGTTCAGAGAAGGAAATGAAGCTGTGCGCGCGCGCGTATTCTACCCGGAAGTCACCGGAGAGCTCGGagcggaggcggtggaggagggACTCCCGGCAGAGCCCCGCAGAGGCGCGGCGTACCTCGGCGCGCTGCGCGGCCGTCCGCCGGCCGAGGATCTCGATCAGCGCGCGCTCGTCCGTGCCCCACCCTGCTCCGAGCCAGCGCCGCAGGGAGCTCGGTCAGAGGCTAATGGTAAGAACGATGCGGGATCGAGGCGAATGCGCGTGACCCGTTCACCTTGCACGGCCTTCCGGAGGCTCTCGGCGTGTGCCGCCGCGGCCTGCGCGGggctcgggacggcggcggcgacgggcgcCATCGGTGATGCCTTCTGCCGAACGGCCGGGCCGGACGCCGAGGAGGAAGGCGAGCGAGATCGATGAGGGGAGGTAACGTAACGTGCGAGCGTGGAAGGAAGTAAAAGGAAGGATGGACAAGGACAGTAATGTCACCAGGTAGTTGCGAGCAGCGTGAGCCACCACTCTGCACAAGAGTTGTACAGAGACACCAGACCTTCGCGCACGCACCCCTCTCCGATCAAACCCACCAAGCAAGCGCGCGTGCAGGCGCGTCACCAAACGCTCCCCTGGCCGTGCCGCCGAACCTGGCCAAATTCGTAAACGCCATGAATTTTGTCATTAATTCTGCAGCGTTTTTTTTATTCCTTTTGGTATCTGAACTGATTCTGCAGCATGCAATGCGCCATCAAGCGACAAACTGCTACTGGTGGTGACGTGTGCGGGTCGTCTGCGGCAGAGCATATATATATGGAGAAAGCGCGGCGGCGACCAGTATAAATAAACAGGCCGGCACCCTCTGACATCGACCCGGACCTGGGGAGCCGTGGGCGCGGCGAGCTTTGCGTAGGCGATGCCGCAGCAGGTCCTCGCGCAAGCCAGCAGCaacagctcgccgccggcgtcgccccAGCCGCCGCGTCCCAGGCAGCAGGCGCCGAGGAAGCAGGAGAGGGACCTGCAGCACAGggaggcgccggcgccgccagccatggccgccgccgacgaGCACCAGGACCTCACCAGAGCCTTCGCAGGTTGGTATTGGTACACTTCTCCTGCTGCGCGACGACGTCCATGGCTTTCGCATGGAGCTGTCCGTGTGCACGTGCGCGCGGAAATGGAAACAACGCTGACACGAGTCCAAATTAAAACGAAGGCATGGGCGGGCTGGGCGTGGACGAGGCGGCGCTGGTGGCCGCgctggggcggtggcggcggcagccggAGCGCCGGGCGCAGTTCCGCCGCGGCTTCCCGGGCTTCTTCTCCGCGAGCGCCGGCGCCGGGATCGAGCGGTGCGAGGACGAGTACCTGCGCCACCTCGAGGACGAGTTCGCGCGCTTCCGGGACGCCGCGGTGCTGTGGGCGCTGCACCCGTGGGAGCGCGACGCGCGGTGGGCGCACTACGCCCTGCACGGGGCGGCGCACCCGCGGGGGGTCCTCGTCGAGGTCGcctgcacccgcgccgccgACGACCTGCTCGGCGCCCGCCGCGCGTACCAGGCGCTCCACCACCGCTCGCTCGAGGAGGACGTCGCCTACCAAGTCAAGGACGCCACTGCCGGCGTGCGTCCTGCTTGATTGCTTCCCCTTCCATGGTCCGTGATACGCTGGCATGCACGCTCACAGCTGCTTGGCTGGCTGCAGCTGCTGGTTGGGCTGGTGACCGCGTACCGGTACGAGGGCGCGCGCGTGAGCGAGGAGCTGGCCGCGGAGGAGGCCAAGGCGCTGGCGGCCGCCGTCAAGGCCGCGCCGGCGACGGCTTCGGCGGCAAGGCTGGTGCAGAACGAGCAGGTCGTGAGGATTCTCGCCACCAGGAGCAAGCCCCAGCTCAGGGCCACCTTCAAGATCTACAAGGAGCTCCACGGCAAACCACTAGAAGAGGTCTCTCTCTGCTCCATTATGAATTGCCCCTTTTTTCCCTTGAACAAATGCTTTTTTTATTTCTTATACGAATTTCTCGCACATGAATCTGGCCAGGATTTCGCCGGCGAACCGTGCCTGCAAGAGGCCGTCAGGTGCCTGGACTCGCCGCCCAAGTACTTCGCCGAGGTGATCGGCAGGGCGTTCCGGGAGGACGCGGACAAGCATGCCAAGGCGACGCTCACCCGCGCCGTGGTGTCCCGCGCCGACGCGGACATGGAGGAGATCAAGGACGCCTACGCCAAGCAGCACGGGGCCAAGCTCGCCGACGCGGTGGCCAAGAACACCAACGGCCACTACAAGGACGCGCTGCTCGCCATGATCGGCAAGTGATGGACACCAAGGGTGCTGTGGCCGCTAGCGCCACGCGTGAATAAGAGATGTTCTTTTGATGAAACAGTTGAATAAGTTTCTACACATCTTTTTCCTAAAAAGAAAACAGTTTGTACTCATGCATCTTCTTTGTTTCGGCTGAATGGAAAAAAGAACAGCATGCAGCTTGTCCATGAACCATGGGATATGGAACAACAATTGCAAGTGGCAGGCAGGAATTCATCTCTTGCACGAACAAGGCATTGCTTGCACATGAGCAGTAACCCAGCGATGCAAACTGTTTGTCGGGCATACAGACCGTCCGATTTAACAAGGCAAACAAGTCAAGAATTTTTCAGAAACTGGGGGCCTCTTTCCATTTTCGCCCCCTCGATGTACCTTATCCATCCTGATGAAATTTACAAAACATCAGAAAGAACCATTCTTCCGTCAGAGTACACGGCCCAACAAAGCTCTCAGGTATCCCGTGTCAAAATATCCAAAACTGCCGTACTAAATCTCGGAGTAGATTAGATTACTGTAGAACTTGCGCACGGAGTGACCAAAACAAAAACATGACGTCCAGTTCGTCACACAAGAAAACTAGAGACGCGGCAAACGGCTAGATGAGAATGGAAGCAAGCAGTTATACATCCACTTCAGTCGTGACACAACGACCATCTTGTCTGCCATTCCCATGTCGAGCTTTGCCAGATCAAAAATGTCTTCTCTCAAGCTGCATTGCAAACAGTTCCATACGCATCAGATCAAAAGTAACAGAAGAGGGGTGAAGGATTTTGCACGAAGAGACTGACCTTAACCATTCGCCTGTTTCTTTTGCGTGTGACTCAACAGCTTTGCATAGCCTATCAAGGGTGTAAAGTACTAATCCAAACTTGTACCGTGCCTCTTCCTCCTAGAAGACATCAAATTCAAGGAATTTTCGTATGAATGTATGATGATCACAAGGCTTACAAATTGGTTCAAAAAATTTGGTGCATGGTGCCTTCTTGATCAGTAAACACGCAAAACACTAAAAAGACGGTTTTGGCACTTTATATGGTGATAGAACAAGATGAGGCAGAGGAACTAAAGTCTAAAGTGCTATAAGTATAGTAAAGACAATCAGCAATAGAAGGCTAAGTGAGCCCTACATTGAGCAATAAATATAAAACAAGAACACAAAGAGAGTCGAGAGGACTAATTTCAGATGTAGATGAAATTACCATTCCGTTATCCCTGTAATGCTGAAACTCCATAAGCCTTCTCTCTACATCGACAAGAAGCAGCCTCCGTTGACATCGTGCAATATTACCTCTGCCCTCTGCACCATGATCCTGTTGAACAAGTACGTGAATAGTTAGTCAAATTTAACATAGTCCTTTCTAGTTTCTACTTTCCATATCCACTTTCATGCAACGTAAACCATACAGAGAAGTAACACTAACAGGTTAAAGAGAAAAAAACCAAAATCTAGTAGGCCTAAAGCTACTGCAAATAGCCCAAAGTGAAATTGTGAACAACAAAATGTTTTTGATGGTTTATATACATACGCGCTGAATCCATGTTCGCAGTAACATAAGCAGCAGAAGCGAAAGACCAAAAGCAGGAAGAGCTGCAAGAACAGCAAAGTTTATAGCATTTGCCCTAAGAATCTGATCCATTTCCAGTAGTCCCCTGTGTAAGATCACTTTAATCATCAGTAACAGTGAGTAATAGACAGGACAAAATATATTCTTATTTAATTTCATCAAAATTTTCAGACAGCAATTAGTTAAACTTACGATTCAAGATCCAGCTTAAGCTTTTGAATCTGAAATTCCAAAATTGGAGATCAGTGAAACACTCAGTTTCAATGAATGTACCTGAAAAACAGTAAAGAAGAGAGAGAACCTGAATAAGCATGGCACGGGCTAATTCTCCACTGAACAGATTTTGAATCGGGTGGATCAATTCCTTTTCATATCTGCATAATGCAAGTAAAAATATAAAACACTTCAATGCTTaaagaaaatgatcaaaatagactAGTGAAAATGAATGTGGTCACATAATTTCATCACTCAACAGGTTAATAAAATGTGAACGTTGACCTCTGAACAAAAGAAGACTACCAAACTTAATGCGTTACTAGTCATCCAAAACCAGAGAAATTCACATATCAGCCAGTTGACGCAGTAGAAGTACAGCAGCTACAAAAACTATACTCTCATAAATAATCCAATCTTATGGGTGCAATGCCAGATATAGTCATGCAATCATGCTAATTAGTGCCAACACTCCTGTAGTGTAGTGGCAAGCTTCCCAGTTGAGGAAGACACCGACCAGGGTTCGAATCCTGGTggcagcaaaaaaaaaaaaaaaaacctcgCTGGCAACCCAAAAAATAGTGGCAGGGCGCCAGCCTGTGGCACCAGTGGTTGGTTTGGGCCCTCCTACCAGGGGGTAGTTGCAGTGGTCGCTAACCCAGTGGGTCGTGGTTGGCCCAGGTTACGGTGTGGCCCTATAGGGTTCTCAGCTGGCTTGGCTGAGATTTCTTCTAAGTGCAATGCGGCAGGGGCGGTCTTTCCCCCACTGGTCGAGTTTTTTTTAATCATGCTAATTAGTCATAAGAAGTGGCATGATTAGGACTAAAATTTGACATTAACAATCCCTGAATCATTGAAGCGATTGCATACATGGTGATGTTGGTTGGTTCCTAGTTTACTGAAGCATGTGGCAACTATTACTGAGTACAAACTCAAAGTTAAGAAAGTTTCCTCAGGACATGTATAACCAAATGTAAAAACAAAACTAATGTCGGATAAAACTCTATAGCATAACCTTATTCTGCAATTCAATATTCAAATGTGGGATCAAATCAACTTCAAATCGGATTTCAGAATATGCTGAGGTCACGCCGATTTAGAATATTGATATCTCCGACATTAATTTAAATCCACTGTGTGCTTGTAACTTTCAGAAAGGAACCAGTTAAATTTGGATGGGTCATAGTTTCCAGCTCAGATAGCATTAAAATGAGTCAACCATCTCCGACACTAATTTAAATCCATTGTGTGCTTGTAACTTTCAGAAAAGAAACTATTGTATCACCAGTTAAATTTGAATGGCTAATAGTTTCCAGCTCAAATAGCATTAAAATGAGTCAACCATGAAGTTGAAAGGGGCAAATTGTGTATATGAGTTTCTGGTAGATTATTGGCTTTAGTTGCTGGAACATACAACAATATAGGTTCATAAAGCAACTGAAACTCTAATTAGATATATAACATATAACATGCACAAAGTTTTCCTTTCGTAAACAAAGGAGAATAGATACCTTTAAAGGTGGTAGAATGTATAATTTGTTAAGCAGACGTATGGAATGGTAAAATTGCTCTCTTGAGGACGAGGAAATCATAACTGAACACTGGAGCATATGAAATATTACTGAGATTGGAAATGGCAACAGCTACAGCCTACAGCTAATGAGACGGGTGTCAGGTTTGTCAAACAACAGTTGGCATAGTTCAAACATTTTTACCTCTTCGTGAGAGTCTCCAACATTGCCTGCACAGGTAAATCTTCCGGCAACTTTCGACCTTCTGTTTGCTCACAGAAGGCTACTAGCATCCTACGAATGACAAGCCCAACATGTATTATGTAACTACTGGGATTAAACAATGCAAATTATAACTTTATGAGAAGCGATAGCTATTAATTCACAGACAAAAGAAAGAAAGACATTAGGTCAGGTGCACATGTTTATATGAACACTGTGCTAATAGGTATACTTGGCCTGAAACTGTTACATACACACGTGCAAGTGTTTAATTATAAACCAAAAGTACCCACAACAGTAAATAAGACCAAGTAGACATAGGGAAACGACCTAATGACCTTTTACATGCAGAAGAATATAATAGTTGCATAAAATCAGGGGTGGTAAAGAGCCCAAAATTTTAGCCTAAAAATTTCAAGGATTGGCTCAAAAAGGGCCAGGCTGAAAATTTCATACGTTTCTGAGATAAAAATTGATCAAGGCCTGAGTTGGATTGTGAAAGGACTTTAGGGCCgcgatccattaccacccctgCTTACAATACTATTTGTCATTTTCCCACTGTATTTGCTTAAGACATGTATGCTTGGTACAACATTGAAATGACATATACTGATAAATTAATATGCACATTTGTACAATAATAAAACAAGTATATAAAACCATCATAAATTTATTCAAATATAACAGTTGATGCTTAAAGTAGGTCAAATAGATAGCAAGACACCAACATTGCTGTATTTATTTGATGGTTAAGTAAAAGCAGACATTGGCTTCAAGAAATCAGCATTCAGTAGAAATTAGAGAGAGCATTTGATTGATAACCTGCGCAATGAATCTTCAGTTAGTTGGACCTCTTGATTTTCCATTACACCTTTATCTCTTTGCTTGAATGTCTCGAAAAGCTCATCTCTAATGGAAATGATCTAATGAGTGACAAATGCAGAGAAATAGTCACACAGTGagtacagtagtaaaactaacTTCCAAATTTTAGAACTCCATTTTATCTTCAATTAGAAGTCAGGAATTCACAGCTAAAATGGAGCAACCTGCACTCCTGCAGCAACGGTTTGCGTTTACATCAACTCTTCAATTAAGTTGCTTGTATGCACATATACTCCTTTAAGGAACACATGGATTTACTGACATGCCATCTTATACCATACTAACAAAAGACTACAGCCAATAATACATAACGAAGCATGCTTCTTAGTTGTCTGAGGAATCCTCTGCATTTCCTTGTTGATATTTCCAGGAACAGACTAATATGATCTAGCTTCATCTAGTAACTCACATAACTTCTTATATATGTAAATATATAGGCAATCAGAAAAAGACTCTTACTGTCTTCCCACTTTTGATTTACTTTGGTGACTTACACTATACTGAGAAAAAATAGAAGTGCATATATACGAAGTATCTTACTGGTTTCTCAACATGCTCATCCCAAAATCCAGCCACAGACTCCTTAGCATCTTGAATCCAATTATCGATATCAGGACTTCCCATCAAGCTGCTATGGCGTAAAAGCCATAGAGAACATACAGAGAGACCCAATGCGCCACATGTGTAGGGTAACCAGTATATGGTCAATCTGTTTGGTTTTTTATGGCTTGAGAGCTGCCATTACAGAACTTCTTTTCATATAGTTGATCAACAAAACATTTCTTTAAATAGACTCATAAGGAACATACATATCTAAAATTCTAAAGCACTATAAGATTTCAGGAAAAGGAACAACAGCAGCTAATTTAGTGATCAAACCAAATTTATTTCTGGCAAGTAGCCAAGTACCACAGAATAAAATATCTATAACAGCAATAAAAAATCAGGAGAAAGTGCCAATTAAAAAGGTCCATAAAATGGTACACTAGTATGCTAATAATGAGATACAACTATAGAAATCCGACTCAAACGCATGATTGTCAGCTAGTAAACGTAATGAATTTTGATGTTTTGTCACTTGTCCAGTGTGTTTGCTGATAGCTTTCACTTTGATCCTACCACCAATTCTAATCAGCAAAGTCACAGACTGTTGTGTGCATTTAAACATTATTTACAGGCAGAACAAGCAGGTAACATCAAAAGTCAAAACTCTGTTAGTATAGTTACAGATCAAATATGATGCATTGCATTCTCAATGTATTTCAACAATAAAGAACACTGATCTTGAACCTAAGCAGAAATTTCACGTGTGTGGTTGTCTTAGCTTACCTGAGAGGACAGAAAACTATCTAACTTCTGAAGGTTTTGATAGATTAAACTTATACCATCTGTTAATAAGGACTCCGTCCATTCTTGACTCTCTAAATCAACTTCTGGTAATTTCCCAAACAGTTCATATGAGTTTCCATCATGTGTGCATAGTTCATCTTGCCCCTGAAAGCACTTAGTTAAATACAACAAGAAAGTTTGATGTAGATAAAACACAAGAATATATAAAACATAAGCATTGCATACCTCGCCAGCATTTCTAAGTGATACTTCCAGCTTGGAGAATGTGGTATTTAAAACAATGAATAATGTATGTAGAGATTTATCTGAGTTTGCAGTTAACCCTTCTCTGCATCTATCAACTTCAGAATGAATCTACACAAGAGGCAAGTAGAGTTTATTTAATCTGTGTGATATTGTATATGCCTGTAACACAATGCATTATAATCCCAAGATGAAAACTGTGAGTTTGAATTTTGATCAGAGCAGCACAGAAGTTATGTTTGAATGTACCCAAAAAGTTAACACTGAAATCTGAATGCAAGATAAAATTTTACTCTACTAGACATAAGCAGAGCTATCACAATTATAGGATTACTACTGGTTTGTTATAATAATTGCACTTGACGAAGTGAAGTAAACAAACCTCTGCAAGAAAAGTAGCCAAGCAGTGTTGCATACTTGCCAGGGCAGCAAGTTTCGTTGACACCATATCAGATGCAGAGTGCAAAATGTATTGGACTGGACGTCCATTGCTCCCAAGTCTAGTGAGTGTTTGATATGTTGCGTCAACAAAGGCCCTTGGACCTCTCTCAAAGATCATAAAGTACACTTTCTGAGAATTTGTTCCCTGAGAAGAAGTATTCAACATGTAAAATAGTAAATAACACAAAGAATAAGATGCATCTCCCTAAATATTTAGATCTTAAAAATACTTCAAAGGCCAATGAATTAACTTAATACCTCAGCCTTGGCCTGCCAAAATAGTAAGCTTTTGTGAATACTGTGCAAATTGGTCAGGGTG from Panicum hallii strain FIL2 chromosome 9, PHallii_v3.1, whole genome shotgun sequence includes:
- the LOC112877393 gene encoding annexin D4-like codes for the protein MPQQVLAQASSNSSPPASPQPPRPRQQAPRKQERDLQHREAPAPPAMAAADEHQDLTRAFAGMGGLGVDEAALVAALGRWRRQPERRAQFRRGFPGFFSASAGAGIERCEDEYLRHLEDEFARFRDAAVLWALHPWERDARWAHYALHGAAHPRGVLVEVACTRAADDLLGARRAYQALHHRSLEEDVAYQVKDATAGLLVGLVTAYRYEGARVSEELAAEEAKALAAAVKAAPATASAARLVQNEQVVRILATRSKPQLRATFKIYKELHGKPLEEDFAGEPCLQEAVRCLDSPPKYFAEVIGRAFREDADKHAKATLTRAVVSRADADMEEIKDAYAKQHGAKLADAVAKNTNGHYKDALLAMIGK
- the LOC112877392 gene encoding protein DGS1, mitochondrial — encoded protein: METSPPQNPSSGDPSDASSLAAAALDVPARAWRSLVSRLPPLLAAVSDLQRRYFGVPRRRRRRRAALPLPLRPAAAHSARIAGEMPKAFVILDDVVQHTLTNLHSIHKSLLFWQAKAEGTNSQKVYFMIFERGPRAFVDATYQTLTRLGSNGRPVQYILHSASDMVSTKLAALASMQHCLATFLAEIHSEVDRCREGLTANSDKSLHTLFIVLNTTFSKLEVSLRNAGEGQDELCTHDGNSYELFGKLPEVDLESQEWTESLLTDGISLIYQNLQKLDSFLSSQLSSHKKPNRLTIYWLPYTCGALGLSVCSLWLLRHSSLMGSPDIDNWIQDAKESVAGFWDEHVEKPIISIRDELFETFKQRDKGVMENQEVQLTEDSLRRMLVAFCEQTEGRKLPEDLPVQAMLETLTKRYEKELIHPIQNLFSGELARAMLIQIQKLKLDLESGLLEMDQILRANAINFAVLAALPAFGLSLLLLMLLRTWIQRDHGAEGRGNIARCQRRLLLVDVERRLMEFQHYRDNGMEEEARYKFGLVLYTLDRLCKAVESHAKETGEWLSLREDIFDLAKLDMGMADKMVVVSRLKWMYNCLLPFSSSRLPRL